A stretch of Scheffersomyces stipitis CBS 6054 chromosome 2, complete sequence DNA encodes these proteins:
- the BGL2 gene encoding beta-glucosidase (go_funtion hydrolase activity, hydrolyzing O-glycosyl compounds~go_process carbohydrate metabolism), with protein MTPSVKQPVPKELDIEYLIEQLTIEEKVSLLAGKDFWHTQNIDRLNIPSVRVSDGPNGIRGTKFFNSVPSNCFPCGTGLAATFNKEVLLQAGELMGKEAKMKGAHVILGPTCNIVRSPLGGRAFESYSEDPVLSGHAAANVVKGIQNQNVVACLKHFVANDQEHERKAVDEIMTERALREIYLKPFHIAMRDAYPKALMTAYNKINGVHVSQNKKILQDLLRGEWGYTGTVMSDWHGVYSTKESLDAGLNLEMPGPTRFRQQVPTLHAIQTNEIHTDVIDDNARAILRLVNESLKAGIPDDVIESPNPTKEASDLLRKAGDESIVLLKNENNILPLSKTAVKGQEKIAVIGPNAKAAQDSGGGSASLNAAYKITPYEGIESKIIEGGNSVSLDYSLGAFLDRNLPDVGNTLINEEGKKGITAKFYKQAPGAADREHFETFTLSTSKIFLSDYKSKHLKPGQLLFYADFHGIYIPDETGDYEFGASCLGTAQLFVDDELVVDNKTKQVKGDAFFLGLGTREERGVKKLEKGKKYNIRVEFGSSPTFTLNKAALEGGGVFFGIRMISTAEAAIAKAVAVAKEADKVILVVGISKEWESEGFDRPTMDIPGATNELVDAITAVNKNVIVVNQSGSPVTLPWINKVQGFVQAWYGGNELGNTIADVLFGDYNPSGKLSMTFPKRLQDNPSYLNFASTHGQVLYGEDIYVGYRYYEKVGVEPLFPFGYGLSYTTFELKDLVVEYDQEIINAKVSVVNTGKVDGAEVVQLYVSQVNPSINRPVKELKDFGKVFVKAGETKTLELSVSVKEATSFWNGYKNKWQSEKGKYKISVGNSSDNITLEDEFETSKTYFWLGL; from the coding sequence ATGACTCCAAGTGTTAAACAACCTGTTCCTAAGGAGCTTGATATCGAGTACTTGATCGAGCAATTGaccattgaagaaaaggtcTCTTTGTTGGCCGGTAAGGACTTCTGGCACACCCAGAACATCGACAGATTGAACATCCCCAGTGTCAGAGTGTCAGATGGCCCTAACGGTATCAGAGGTACCAAGTTTTTCAACTCTGTTCCTTCCAACTGTTTCCCATGTGGTACTGGTTTGGCTGCcaccttcaacaaggaagtTTTGCTCCAAGCCGGTGAGTTGATGGGTAAGGAAGCGAAGATGAAGGGAGCCCACGTTATCTTGGGTCCAACGTGTAACATTGTTCGTTCTCCATTGGGAGGAAGAGCGTTCGAATCGTACTCTGAAGATCCAGTTTTGTCTGGACATGCTGCTGCCAATGTTGTCAAGGGTATCCAGAACCAAAATGTTGTTGCCTGTCTCAAGCATTTCGTTGCCAATGACCAAGAACACGAAAGAAAGGCCGTGGACGAAATCATGACAGAAAGAGCTTTGAGAGAAATCTACTTGAAGCCTTTCCACATCGCCATGAGAGATGCCTATCCAAAAGCCTTAATGACTGCttacaacaagatcaacggTGTCCATGTTTCgcagaacaagaagattttgCAAGATCTCTTGAGAGGTGAGTGGGGCTATACAGGTACTGTCATGTCTGACTGGCACGGTGTCTACTCTACCAAGGAATCGTTGGATGCTGGCTTAAACTTGGAAATGCCTGGTCCAACTAGATTCAGACAGCAAGTACCAACACTTCATGCCATCCAAACCAATGAAATTCACACTGATGTCATTGATGACAATGCTCGTGCAATCTTGAGATTGGTCAACGAAAGTTTGAAGGCTGGAATCCCAGACGATGTCATTGAGTCACCCAACCCTACTAAAGAAGCATCtgacttgttgagaaaGGCTGGTGACGAGTCAattgtcttgttgaagaacgaaaaTAACATCTTGCCATTATCTAAGACTGCTGTCAAGGGCCAAGAGAAAATTGCAGTTATCGGTCCAAATGCTAAGGCTGCCCAAGATTCTGGTGGTGGATCTGCTTCGTTAAACGCTGCCTACAAGATCACTCCATACGAAGGTATCGAGTCCAAAATCATTGAAGGTGGAAACTCTGTATCTTTGGATTACTCCTTAGGTGCTTTTTTGGACAGAAACTTACCCGATGTTGGGAACACTttgatcaacgaagaagGTAAGAAGGGTATCACTGCCAAGTTCTACAAGCAAGCTCCAGGAGCCGCTGACAGAGAACACTTCGAAACTTTCACTTTGTCTACTTCCAAAATCTTCCTTTCTGACTACAAAAGTAAACACTTGAAACCAGGACAACTCTTGTTCTACGCTGATTTCCATGGAATCTATATTCCCGATGAAACTGGTGACTATGAGTTTGGAGCTTCCTGTTTGGGTACTGCCCAACTTTTTGTTGATGACGAATTGGTTGTTGACAACAAGACCAAGCAAGTGAAAGGTgatgctttcttcttgggttTGGGTaccagagaagaaagaggtgtcaagaaattggagaaGGGCAAAAAGTACAACATCAGAGTTGAGTTTGGTTCTTCGCCTACTTTCACCTTGAACAAGGCAGCTCTTGAAGGGGGAGGTGTCTTTTTCGGTATCAGAATGATTTCTACTGCTGAAGCTGCAATTGCTAAGGCAGTTGCTGTGGCCAAGGAAGCTGACAAGGTTATCTTGGTTGTTGGTATCTCAAAGGAATGGGAATCTGAAGGTTTCGACAGACCTACTATGGATATCCCAGGTGCTACCAATGAATTAGTGGATGCCATTACTGCcgtcaacaagaatgtcaTTGTTGTCAACCAGTCGGGCTCTCCTGTGACCCTTCCATGGATCAACAAAGTACAGGGTTTTGTCCAAGCCTGGTACGGTGGTAATGAATTGGGTAACACCATTGCCGATGTGTTGTTTGGTGACTACAATCCCTCTGGTAAGTTGTCTATGACTTTCCCTAAGAGACTTCAAGACAATCCTTCGTACTTGAACTTTGCTTCAACACATGGGCAAGTATTATACGGTGAAGATATCTATGTTGGCTATAGATACTACGAGAAGGTCGGTGTTGAACCATTGTTCCCATTCGGCTACGGTTTGTCCTACACTACCTTCGAGCTCAAAGACTTAGTAGTAGAGTATGACCAAGAAATTATCAACGCCAAGGTCAGTGTCGTTAATACTGGTAAGGTGGATGGtgctgaagttgttcaattgtaCGTTTCTCAGGTCAACCCAAGCATTAACAGACCAgtgaaagaattgaaggacTTCGGAAAAGTCTTCGTCAAGGCTGGCGAAACCAAGACACTTGAGTTGAGTGTTTCCGTCAAGGAAGCCACTTCATTCTGGAACGGGTACAAGAACAAATGGCAATCTGAAAAGGGCAAGTATAAAATTTCTGTTGGTAACAGTTCTGACAATATCACTCTCGAAGACGAGTTTGAAACCTCCAAGACTTACTTCTGGTTAGGTTTATAG
- the HXT2.3 gene encoding probable hexose transporter (probable hexose transporter closely related to D. hansenii proteins some similarity to GXS1~go_component integral to membrane~go_funtion transporter activity~go_process transport), whose amino-acid sequence WWKHKHFRFLNLCIWLIALTSTNNGYDSSMLNGLQSLPKWKLDMGSPVGPVLGALNNGNTFGVMLSFLLASWIADKWGRKKAIIGGSSLMVIGAILQGVSTNFGFFLFSRMVLGFGSGIAIVSSPSLISELAYPTHRAVATTLYNVFWYLGAIIAAWVTFGTRTLHSSYCWRVPSYLQGFLPLVQILFFWLVPESPRYLIANGRTEEARAILHKHHTGSSDDERAHALINFEVSEIEAALEQEKLYSNAKYSDFFTIPSFRMRLFLVVWTSVIMQLSGNGLVSYYLSKVLISIGITGVKEQLEINGGLNIYNLFVAGFIASNANKFKRRTLFITALSGMFITYVIWTVLSAINQQRDFSDKSLGKGVIAMIFLFYIFYNMGANGLPWLYMTEILPYSHRAKGVNIHNLVQTWIVIYNGFVNPIAMDAIQWKYYIVYCCIIVVELVVVYFTYPETSGYTLEEVARAFGDDETTHLRFINETSKDKFGVEHEESVDIASKTV is encoded by the coding sequence TGGTGGAAGCATAAGCACTTCAGATTTTTAAACTTATGTATCTGGCTCATTGCTTTAACTTCCACCAATAACGGTTATGACAGTAGTATGCTTAACGGTTTGCAGTCACTTCCAAAATGGAAACTAGATATGGGTAGTCCAGTTGGTCCTGTTTTAGGTGCTTTGAACAACGGTAATACCTTTGGTGTCATGTtgtctttccttcttgctTCATGGATTGCTGATAAATGGGGTAGAAAGAAAGCTATTATTGGAGGTTCTTCTCTTATGGTAATTGGTGCAATTTTACAAGGTGTTTCCACCAACTTCGGTTTCTTCCtattttcaagaatggtCCTTGGTTTCGGATCTGGTATCGCTATTGTATCTTCGCCATCCCTTATCTCTGAATTAGCTTACCCAACTCACAGAGCTGTTGCCACCACTCTTTATAACGTTTTTTGGTACTTAGGTGCTATTATCGCTGCTTGGGTTACCTTTGGTACCAGAACTTTGCATAGTTCTTACTGTTGGAGAGTGCCTTCTTATTTACAAGGTTTCTTACCTTTAGTTCAAATCTTATTCTTCTGGTTAGTTCCAGAATCTCCAAGATACTTGATTGCCAATGGAAGAACCGAAGAAGCAAGAGCTATCTTACACAAGCACCATACTGGCAGTTCTGACGATGAGCGTGCCCATGCTTTGATCAATTTTGAAGTGtcagaaattgaagctgctttggaacaagaaaagcTTTACAGTAATGCTAAGTACAGTGATTTTTTCACCATCCCTTCTTTCAGAATGAGGTTGTTCCTTGTCGTTTGGACATCAGTTATTATGCAATTATCTGGTAACGGTTTGGTTTCTTACTACTTGAGTAAAGTTTTAATTTCCATTGGTATCACTGGTGTTAAGGAACAATTGGAAATCAACGGTGGTTTaaacatctacaacttgTTTGTTGCTGGTTTTATTGCTTCCAATGCTAACAAattcaagagaagaacattGTTTATTACTGCACTTTCAGGTATGTTCATCACTTACGTGATTTGGACAGTACTCTCAGCTATCAACCAGCAACGTGATTTTTCTGACAAGTCCTTGGGAAAGGGTGTCATCGCTAtgatctttctcttttaCATCTTCTACAACATGGGCGCCAACGGTTTGCCATGGTTGTACATGACTGAAATCTTGCCATACTCACACAGAGCTAAGGGAGTTAACATTCACAACTTGGTCCAAACTTGGATCGTCATTTACAACGGTTTCGTTAACCCAATTGCTATGGATGCCATACAATGGAAGTATTATATTGTCTACTGTTGTATCATTGTCGTTGAATTGGTTGTTGTTTATTTCACTTATCCAGAAACATCCGGCTACaccttggaagaagttgcaagaGCTTTCGGTGATGATGAAACCACTCATTTGAGATTCATCAACGAAACTTCTAAGGATAAGTTTGGCGTTGAACACGAAGAAAGCGTGGATATAGCTTCCAAGACTGTCTAG